One Candidatus Kapaibacterium sp. genomic window carries:
- a CDS encoding acetyl-CoA carboxylase biotin carboxylase subunit → MFKRILIANRGEIAVRIMRSSREMGIETVAIYHEIDRTAQFVNYADYAYRVEGETPKDAYLDMAQIIEIAKNSDAEAIHPGYGFLSERAEFAKAVTDAGLKFIGPSHTSIEMMGNKTRARELMFNAGVPIVPGTKEKITDTDRAIEIATEIGYPILLKAAAGGGGKGMRKVFESSDLAPSLEAAKREAMKAFGDESVYIEKYIENPKHIEIQVLADEHGNYIHLGERDCSIQRRHQKVIEEATSTVLTPELREEMGKVAVEAAKACNYANAGTIEFLLDRNKNYYFLEMNTRLQVEHPVTELVTGINLVKEQIKIAYGQVLSYKQEDIKLNGHALECRIYAEDSFNGFLPDTGKISYYRQPAGYGVRVDSGVETGSEVTIHFDPMLAKLITFGRDRIEAINRMEMALRNYKIKGVRTIIPFLLAVMQHPEFRYGYFDTGFIEHSFDFESLNRMKNEHEEIVAAIATWGWKMSQNANRATDTQPKISKWKEKNLYLRRLV, encoded by the coding sequence ATGTTCAAACGAATACTGATTGCCAACCGTGGCGAAATAGCGGTCCGAATAATGCGTTCATCCCGAGAAATGGGAATTGAAACCGTAGCAATATATCACGAAATTGACCGGACGGCACAATTTGTAAATTATGCTGATTATGCTTATCGCGTCGAAGGCGAGACCCCGAAAGATGCCTATCTCGATATGGCTCAAATCATCGAAATAGCAAAGAATTCCGATGCCGAAGCAATTCATCCGGGGTACGGATTTTTGTCCGAACGAGCCGAATTTGCCAAAGCAGTCACAGATGCCGGGCTTAAATTCATAGGTCCCTCGCACACTTCAATCGAAATGATGGGCAACAAAACCCGCGCTCGCGAACTGATGTTCAACGCCGGAGTGCCGATTGTGCCCGGAACGAAAGAAAAAATCACCGATACCGACCGCGCCATTGAAATAGCTACAGAAATCGGCTATCCAATTTTGCTCAAAGCTGCAGCTGGCGGTGGCGGCAAAGGAATGCGGAAAGTATTTGAATCAAGCGACCTTGCCCCATCTTTGGAAGCTGCCAAGCGTGAAGCTATGAAGGCATTTGGCGATGAATCGGTTTATATCGAAAAATATATCGAAAACCCTAAGCATATCGAAATACAAGTGCTTGCCGACGAACATGGCAATTACATTCATCTCGGCGAACGCGATTGCTCTATTCAACGTCGCCACCAAAAAGTTATCGAAGAGGCAACTTCAACTGTACTCACACCCGAACTTCGCGAAGAAATGGGCAAAGTAGCAGTTGAAGCAGCAAAAGCATGCAATTATGCAAATGCCGGAACAATCGAGTTTTTGCTTGACAGGAACAAAAACTATTATTTCCTCGAAATGAATACGCGTTTGCAAGTGGAGCATCCCGTGACTGAATTGGTGACAGGAATTAACCTTGTAAAAGAGCAAATCAAAATTGCATATGGACAAGTCTTGTCCTACAAGCAGGAAGATATTAAGCTAAATGGTCATGCCTTGGAATGCCGGATTTACGCAGAAGATTCCTTCAATGGATTTTTGCCCGACACAGGCAAAATTTCATACTATCGCCAACCTGCCGGATACGGTGTGAGAGTTGATTCGGGCGTCGAAACAGGCTCGGAAGTTACGATACATTTCGACCCGATGCTCGCCAAGTTGATTACTTTCGGTCGCGACAGAATCGAAGCGATTAATCGTATGGAAATGGCGCTGCGAAATTACAAAATCAAAGGTGTTCGGACGATTATTCCGTTTTTGCTCGCAGTAATGCAACATCCGGAATTTCGCTACGGATATTTCGACACAGGATTCATCGAACATTCATTCGATTTTGAATCGCTGAACCGAATGAAAAACGAACACGAGGAAATCGTTGCCGCAATTGCAACTTGGGGCTGGAAAATGTCCCAAAATGCAAATCGTGCCACTGATACACAGCCGAAAATCAGCAAATGGAAAGAGAAAAATTTATACTTGCGCCGTTTAGTTTAA
- a CDS encoding HD domain-containing protein: MIVNFSLLNELFRGFHIQRWNDRIRAMDLIEMDKHAHKMIIAYCLAKYEESRGAKIDWQKIIKFGIYELIRRIVISDIKSPIYREVKKNKKVFEKLNQYVYTQLEPKIESKILLDEIADFLFTESDPNEISMRVLDAAHIYASYWEFQIIKQSNPFNYQNIRIETELLNSIANFNDLIGIQRLTNKHTISNFVDLCGQLRFQIRWAQVPRVPKTAVLGHTLLVATIAYFFARENNACPQRLYNSFFGGLFHDLPEAVTRDIISPVKRSSDEFDNLIKELEMSLAEKEIFPLIEKKWMEEIQYYVLDEFKNKIHLNGKVELDNISIDDLNSKYNEDRFNPHDGECIRAADQLAAFLEAWNSCSAGIKTEELSMAAQKIKDDYKDKMLGNVSIKTLYSNFQHVC; this comes from the coding sequence ATGATAGTAAATTTTTCCCTTTTGAATGAATTGTTCAGAGGATTTCATATCCAACGCTGGAACGATAGAATTCGGGCAATGGATTTAATCGAAATGGACAAACACGCCCACAAAATGATTATAGCATATTGCCTTGCGAAATACGAAGAATCGAGGGGAGCCAAAATTGATTGGCAAAAAATCATCAAGTTTGGAATTTACGAGCTAATCAGGCGAATCGTCATAAGCGACATCAAATCCCCGATTTACCGTGAAGTCAAAAAGAACAAAAAAGTTTTCGAGAAGCTTAACCAATACGTCTATACGCAATTAGAGCCAAAAATCGAAAGCAAGATTTTGCTCGATGAAATTGCCGATTTTTTGTTCACAGAATCCGACCCGAATGAAATAAGTATGCGAGTGCTCGATGCGGCTCATATTTATGCAAGCTATTGGGAATTCCAGATAATCAAACAATCTAATCCTTTTAATTATCAAAATATTAGAATCGAAACAGAACTTTTGAACAGCATTGCCAATTTCAATGATTTAATCGGAATTCAGCGGCTAACCAATAAGCACACAATTTCAAATTTTGTAGATTTATGCGGACAATTGAGATTCCAAATCCGCTGGGCACAAGTCCCGCGAGTGCCGAAAACAGCAGTTTTGGGGCATACTTTGCTGGTTGCGACAATAGCATATTTCTTTGCTCGCGAAAATAACGCATGTCCGCAAAGGCTTTACAACAGCTTTTTCGGAGGGCTCTTCCACGATTTGCCCGAAGCCGTCACTCGTGACATCATTTCACCTGTAAAACGCTCGTCGGACGAATTTGACAATCTAATCAAAGAATTGGAAATGAGTCTCGCCGAAAAGGAAATATTCCCACTAATTGAAAAAAAATGGATGGAAGAAATCCAATACTACGTTCTGGACGAATTCAAAAACAAGATACATCTTAACGGAAAAGTCGAACTCGACAATATTTCAATTGATGATTTGAATTCAAAATATAACGAAGACCGCTTTAATCCTCACGACGGCGAGTGCATCCGGGCTGCCGACCAGTTAGCCGCATTTTTGGAGGCATGGAATTCGTGCTCGGCAGGAATCAAGACAGAAGAATTGAGCATGGCTGCACAAAAAATCAAAGATGATTACAAAGACAAGATGCTCGGCAACGTTTCAATCAAGACTTTGTATTCCAATTTTCAGCATGTGTGTTAG
- a CDS encoding response regulator, with amino-acid sequence MIEYSTLVIDDDIWMQRILSKTLQSYGFKKTFLASNGFDGIALAVEHRPHLIVLDILMPELSGHLTLKILKKIRTTQNIPVLMVSALSDVENLGLAVKTGTAGFISKPFTRATIYDKLLDVFGKDKLDMVAKGEYSGELQPSEDFLKNNDSEDILKTRVTPKIQLAEKEKSSSKTSVKQDQLLQHYQDDEKRSIESIKKMLLKSKK; translated from the coding sequence ATGATTGAGTATTCTACTCTTGTAATTGATGATGACATATGGATGCAAAGAATTTTATCTAAGACTTTGCAAAGCTACGGATTCAAAAAAACTTTTCTTGCATCTAACGGATTTGACGGCATAGCTCTCGCAGTAGAGCACAGACCACACCTAATAGTCTTGGATATATTGATGCCAGAGCTTTCAGGACATTTGACTTTGAAAATACTGAAGAAAATTCGTACAACGCAAAATATCCCCGTTTTGATGGTTTCAGCTTTATCCGATGTTGAAAATTTAGGTTTAGCCGTCAAAACAGGCACAGCCGGTTTCATTTCCAAGCCATTCACACGCGCTACAATTTATGACAAATTGCTCGATGTGTTTGGCAAAGATAAGCTCGATATGGTTGCGAAGGGCGAATACTCCGGCGAATTGCAACCTTCGGAAGATTTCCTCAAAAATAATGATTCCGAAGATATTTTAAAAACAAGGGTTACACCTAAAATACAATTAGCCGAAAAAGAGAAAAGCAGTTCTAAAACTTCTGTCAAACAAGACCAACTCTTACAACATTATCAAGACGACGAAAAACGCAGCATCGAATCAATAAAGAAAATGCTCTTGAAATCCAAAAAATAG